ACCTCCGGTTTGAACTGGGTGTCATTGAGGCGATTGGACCACGTCGCCGCAATGGAGTTCAGCATACCATGGCAGCCTGAAACCTCAAACGCGCGAGGCCCGCGCAAGTGCGACAACGCCATGAAAACCATGTATTGTTCGCATCTCCGATGCGGTGGCCGAAGTGGTCGAAAGCAGCGGACTTGAAAACCTGATCCAGGAAGCGTGGCCGAGTGGTTGAAGGCACCGGTCTTGAAAACCGGCAACGGGCAACCGTTCGTGAGTTCGAATCTCACCGCTTCCGCCAATTTGAGTAAAAACCCAGACTTACGATCGGGTCACCCGGCGCGGTTCAGAATGCCTGCAATGGCAGTATTTGCATCGCGCGGGACACAGCCGCCGTGCGGGCACGGTACGCGTTGGCGGCCATCGATGGTACCGGTTGTGGGTGGAATGAGCCTCACCGAATGAGCCTCACCGGGTCTTGCGCTGTGCGACCGCGGCGCCATCGGTGAGCCCCGCGGGGGGATAGAGGATAACCTGGTCTCCGGGTGCCAGCCCTTCCACCACCTGGGCCTCGATACCGTTGTTGCGACCGACCCCGACGTGTTGCAGCCTGGCTTTGCCGTCCCGGACCCGGAAGACCACCCAGTCCTTGCCGTCGCGGAACAGCGCGCTCGACGGGACGATCAGGGCGTTTGCATCTTCCCAGACGACGATACGAGCCTCGACGCGGTAGCCGTGGCCCAGCGTCCGCCGGGCCGCGGGCGGGTCGGCGAACCGGATGATGGTATTGACGCGCTGTTCCTCGACACCGAGGGCGGAGAACTTGGTGAAGCCGAACGGCTCGACGCGATCGACGACGCCGTTCAGGATGCCGGGGCCACCCCAACCCTCGAAGATCACCCGGTCGCCGGGGGATACCCGTACCGCATCGGTGGAGAGCAGTTCCACCACCACCTCGAGGTCGTTCCCGACATTGCCGATCGCCATGATGGCCGTGCCGGCGGGCAGGGTGGTCTCGCTCTCCTGCAGGCGTTGCAGCACCTGTCCGGTCGCCGGGGCATACAGGGGGATGGGTGCCAGCATTCCACCGTCATCGCTGCCGGTGGGTCCCGTGTCGCGAAAGCTGATCAGCGCGGCCCGGGCATTGGCGAGCTCCGCCTGACGCATCGCAATGGTGGCCGTGGCGGTGCCGAGCTGGGCCTCGGTAACACGTGCCGTACGCACGGCGCGGTC
The Gammaproteobacteria bacterium DNA segment above includes these coding regions:
- a CDS encoding HlyD family efflux transporter periplasmic adaptor subunit, with the protein product MPRKRSRTIITWGTVAVLAAVLVFAFWPRPTLVDMGAVTRGQMTLTVDEEGRTRVHDAYVLATPVAGRLLRVDVLPGDAVVGGETVVAQMLPSYPTALDLRSRAQAQAGVTAAEAALRLARAELNKASADHELARTELQRNRQLRAEGAVSAADLDRAVRTARVTEAQLGTATATIAMRQAELANARAALISFRDTGPTGSDDGGMLAPIPLYAPATGQVLQRLQESETTLPAGTAIMAIGNVGNDLEVVVELLSTDAVRVSPGDRVIFEGWGGPGILNGVVDRVEPFGFTKFSALGVEEQRVNTIIRFADPPAARRTLGHGYRVEARIVVWEDANALIVPSSALFRDGKDWVVFRVRDGKARLQHVGVGRNNGIEAQVVEGLAPGDQVILYPPAGLTDGAAVAQRKTR